A part of Fundulus heteroclitus isolate FHET01 chromosome 23, MU-UCD_Fhet_4.1, whole genome shotgun sequence genomic DNA contains:
- the si:ch211-247j9.1 gene encoding rho GTPase-activating protein 22: MELPCLPTETPTSASSCSTDPLYDNCPPFGQRDRAREKETENGVVCPLVTRLPGPSSPLPGLVPALAEVQTTVAGGRGREPGSWPDRSYCSCRGSLGGQAWESELSSSKNKEGGQQGVNWQAEDGACRSQSPCPSHGEEHRSALSLYDNLTDTGAPDGFVEVFDMEMNSQEPFEEHAYTSWASEHMRGLMQGDPLSKEKNLWPPCDNRLTEGCSHNPDQYPDQDERREPELDSGSCVPSLPQHRVREGSPPPCHAKRQDPWLPAETQHLKETPLSVRVPPPLPLADPSASALRSILTGLQQQIIKQREEYEERIISLEQRNEELQVEVVRLKTNLSQQRHWYQVVQAKIVESERARAAAELRNATLQREMDQFFDTFGELNNEAKKTEYIVKSF, encoded by the exons ATGGAGCTGCCCTGTCTGCCGACTGAGACCCCCACCTCAGCCAGCTCCTGCTCCACGGATCCCCTGTACGACAACTGCCCACCTTTTGGCCAGAGAGACAGGGCTAGGGAGAAGGAAACGGAGAACGGGGTTGTGTGTCCTTTAGTAACCAGACTCCCGGGGCCAAGCAGCCCTCTGCCCGGTTTGGTCCCAGCTCTGGCCGAGGTTCAGACCACGGTCgctggaggaagaggaagagagccTGGCTCCTGGCCAGACCGCAGCTACTGCAGCTGCAGAGGGAGCCTGGGAGGACAGGCCTGGGAATCAGAGCTCAGTTctagcaaaaacaaagaaggagGACAACAGGGAGTTAACTGGCAAGCAGAAGATGGGGCTTGTCGGAGCCAAAGCCCCTGCCCGTCACACGGCGAGGAGCATCGCAGTGCTTTGTCGCTGTACGATAACCTCACAGACACAGGAGCGCCAGACGGCTTCGTGGAGGTCTTCGACATGGAGATGAACTCGCAGGAGCCCTTCGAGGAGCACGCATACACTTCCTGGGCCTCTGAACACATGCGTGGACTGATGCAGGGTGATCCTCTGAGCAAAGAGAAGAACCTCTGGCCCCCTTGCGACAACCGACTCACTGAAGGTTGTTCTCATAACCCGGACCAGTACCCAGACCAAGACGAGAGGCGGGAGCCGGAGCTGGACTCTGGATCCTGCGTGCCGTCACTTCCGCAACATCGCGTCAGGGAGGGTTCTCCGCCGCCGTGCCACGCAAAGCGCCAGGATCCGTGGCTCCCCGCTGAAACCCAGCACTTGAAGGAGACGCCACTGTCTGTGAGGGTGCCCCCTCCTCTTCCCCTGGCTGACCCGTCTGCAAGTGCTCTTCGCAGCATCCTGACGGGCCTCCAGCAGCAGATCATCAAGCAGAGGGAAGAGTACGAGGAACGAATCATCAG CCTGGAGCAAAGAAACGAGGAGCTGCAGGTGGAGGTTGTTCGCCTGAAGACGAATCTCTCTCAGCAGCGCCACTGGTACCAGGTGGTCCAGGCTAAGATAGTGGAGTCTGAGAGGGCCCGGGCTGCTGCAGAGCTCCGTAACGCAACCCTACAACGGGAGATGGATCAGTTCTTTGACACCTTCGGAGAGCTCAACAACGAGGCGAAGAAGACGGAATACATCGTCAAGAGTTTTTGA